The following are from one region of the Mixophyes fleayi isolate aMixFle1 chromosome 7, aMixFle1.hap1, whole genome shotgun sequence genome:
- the CFAP70 gene encoding cilia- and flagella-associated protein 70 isoform X2 yields the protein MKLSHCTTPLIDVKLQLVPTGRSMIIHSPAVTPIMGPTSLTSCSFSPYRPVAMETALADVKARPPAPVNITVLRAHDLKGVKGDSPVTYLRSEFNNVLLGDSPKLEATPERPTEYNFTTSFDIGAESPHSLDDVAHKPVILSAIEILPKEKKQKEERTVVLGQTAVDLLPLLRGECNFKITVPLYPVSGSLLESRPDAKPSLEVAVSVPAPLLSESEISNGNLLRATVEAAYCVPDSWNPTGQQFNYVTSLQIPVRKEVQRDLALIFSNGVLKAGGESEPLLRQKRWPVSGIAAPGAQNIPESFILGQAYEEEDGEINGKEDKEFRIEAETHRKRVTWDTERRCYLDQSTVISLQKRIAECRFWPVEIMRAPLSTTSKSKPSKAEKSEEEAQVSFHGVAYVNMVPLLYPGVKRLRGAYRVFPYQESDVLEKTKCHSSVLRDFVRQNSLMGKFASVPQGLNSPHPKQAPSRMAKEEKGVKERDLGRRMSAVHKATEPSDIDPTAAVTPTVNLEGQQYVEARTYVVLELTLEKPLVPKRMAEEMALKVKDLVPARPQLGRRTAGAQKAVADYHSQVTNITNAILEEYCGLFGQEESTGLEVDPQVLEEQKCQLNYELNCSGKYFAFKEQLKHAVVKIVREKYMKTTAFEDHDQLQAFLSELYIYLVDQMHISLNKSLFGDREETPPAPMTDSEQLLRFAKEAEMTEDFDLAEMYYQERLARDRQCIHHWLDYGSFKLLVGDHIKAQECFHEALHLNYQYIPSLLLCGIMAALMDHVDEAEVFFEDATCVDPGSALVWTILGLLYEIQGNDIRMEMALSEARKLHQAELDMERSSALCDVPDSPRTVTGEADRRGTGASQEPPPNVGSVYMKAAQFLAQVNAAQFVQKVLSHELLCPDGGASCGYHLMCAQMQLLRKEFDAANENLLKASQIDHQNPDVWALTGHLRYLSGRKGEARECYEHTLSLVADASEIHSVYLRLGSIYLQEGEYEKAKNTYLLACKRSPTCLTWLGAGIACYRLEEMPEAEVALSEANALNNRNAEVWGYLALVCLKTGKQLEAEQSYKYTRKLNLQNQTLMTEIHQLQEEAGFGDPSF from the exons ATGAAGCTTTCTCACTGTACCACTCCTCTGATTGACGTTAAGCTGCAGCTGGTGCCCACAGGACGCAGTATGATAATACACAGCCCTGCGGTGACACCTATAATGGGACCTACATCCCTCACCTCATGTTCCTTCTCTCCGTACAGACCTGTAGCTATGGAGACGGCACTGGCAGACGTGAAGGCTCGCCCCCCTGCGCCGGTGAACATCACGGTTCTCAGAGCACATGATCTG AAAGGAGTTAAAGGCGACTCGCCAGTTACTTACCTGCGATCAGAGTTTAACAACGTCCTCCTGGGAGACTCCCCCAAACTTGAAGCCACCCCGGAGAGGCCAACGGAGTACAACTTCACCACCAGCTTTGACATCGGCGCTGAGAGCCCACACAGCCTGGATGACGTGGCACACAAACCTGTAATAT TGTCAGCCATTGAGATCCTACCCAAGGAGAAGAAGCAGAAGGAGGAGAGGACGGTTGTCCTGGGGCAAACGGCCGTGGATTTGCTCCCTTTACTGAGAG GTGAATGTAATTTCAAGATTACTGTACCTCTGTACCCGGTATCCGGCTCACTGCTGGAATCCCGCCCAGATGCCAAG CCCAGCCTGGAGGTGGCTGTTTCTGTCCCAGCACCTCTCCTCTCTGAATCTGAGATCAGCAACGGGAATCTGCTCAGAGCGACCGTGGAAGCCGCTTACTGCGTCCCCGATTCATGGAATCCTACAGGGCAACAGTTCAATTACGTCACCAGCCTTCAGATACCAGTAAGGAAAGAG GTACAGAGGGACCTCGCTCTCATCTTCTCCAACGGAGTGCTGAAGGCAGGCGGGGAGAGTGAGCCGCTCTTGCGGCAGAAGAGGTGGCCGGTCAGCGGAATAGCGGCCCCAGGAGCTCAGAATATCCCAGAATCCTTCATCCTCGGCCAGGCCTATGAAGAGGAAGACGGAGAAATAAACGGCAAAGAG GACAAGGAGTTCCGTATAGAAGCCGAGACCCACAGAAAGAGGGTGAcatgggacacagagagacgctgctACCTGGACCAATCCACCGTCATCAG CTTACAGAAGCGGATTGCAGAATGCCGGTTCTGGCCAGTGGAGATAATGAGGGCGCCTCTGTCCACCACCAGCAAATCTAAACCCAGCAAGGCTGAAAAG AGCGAGGAAGAAGCCCAGGTCTCTTTCCACGGAGTGGCTTATGTAAACATGGTTCCTCTGCTGTACCCGGGTGTGAAACGCTTGCGAGGAGCTTATCGTGTCTTTCCCTATCAAGAGTCCGATGTGCTGGAGAAG ACAAAATGCCATTCCAGCGTCCTGCGGGATTTCGTGCGGCAGAATAGTTTGATGGGTAAATTCGCATCTGTCCCTCAAGGCCTCAATTCTCCTCATCCGAAGCAGGCGCCCAGCCGCATGGCTAAAGAGGAGAAGGGCGTCAAGGAGAGGGACCTGGGCAGACGG ATGTCTGCAGTGCACAAGGCAACAGAACCGTCAGACATCGATCCAACGGCTGCAGTTACTCCGACTGTCAACCTGGAAGGACAG CAATATGTAGAGGCTCGGACCTACGTGGTGTTGGAACTGACCCTGGAGAAGCCGTTAGTCCCTAAACGGATGGCTGAAGAGATGGCTTTGAA AGTAAAGGACCTCGTACCAGCACGACCCCAGCTTGGTCGACGGACGGCCGGAGCCCAGAAG GCGGTTGCAGATTATCACAGCCAGGTCACCAACATAACCAACGCTATCCTAGAAGAGTACTGTGGGCTGTTTGGGCAGGAGGAATCTACTGGGCTGGAGGTGGATCCACAAGTCCTGGAGGAACAGAAGTGTCAGCTCAACTATGAATTAAACTGCTCAGGGAAATACTTTGCCTTTAAGGAACAACTCAAG CACGCAGTGGTGAAGATCGTGAGAGAGAAATATATGAAGACCACAGCTTTTGAGGACCACGATCAGCTGCAGGCCTTTCTGAGCGAGCTGTACATCTACCTGGTGGATCAGATGCACATTAGTCTGAACAAG TCCCTGTTTGGTGACCGGGAGGAGACGCCTCCGGCCCCAATGACGGACTCTGAGCAGCTCCTCCGATTCGCTAAGGAAGCTGAGATGACTGAAGATTTTGATTTAGCGGAGATGTATTACCAGGAG AGACTGGCCCGGGACCGTCAGTGCATCCATCACTGGCTGGATTATGGGAGTTTCAAGCTATTGGTCGGCGACCACATCAAAGCACAGGAATGTTTCCACGAGGCTCTGCATCTAAACTATCAATATATTCCCAG CTTgctcctgtgtggcataatggCGGCCCTTATGGATCACGTTGATGAGGCGGAGGTGTTCTTTGAAGACGCTACGTGTGTGGACCCTGGCAGCGCGCTGGTCTGGACTATCCTGG GCCTGTTATATGAGATCCAGGGGAACGATATCCGGATGGAGATGGCTTTATCCGAGGCAAGGAAGCTTCATCAGGCGGAGCTGGACATGGAGAGGTCCTCGGCTCTGTGCGACGTCCCCGACAGTCCTAGGACTGTGACTGGAGAGGCCGATAGGAGAG GTACCGGTGCCAGCCAAGAGCCTCCCCCCAATGTCGGTAGCGTCTACATGAAAGCTGCCCAGTTCCTGGCTCAGGTCAACGCCGCGCAG TTTGTCCAGAAAGTGCTGTCACATGAGCTCTTGTGCCCAGACGGAGGAGCCAGCTGCGGGTACCACCTGATGTGCGCTCAGATGCAGCTGCTGAGGAAAGAGTTTGATGCAGCCAATGAGAATCTGCTGAAAGCATCACAGATAGATCACCAG AACCCTGACGTGTGGGCGCTCACAGGGCACCTGCGCTATCTGAGCGGCAGGAAGGGCGAGGCCCGGGAATGTTACGAGCACACCCTCAGCTTGGTGGCCGACGCCTCGGAGATACACTCTGTCTACCTCCGCCTGGGATCCATCTACCTCCAGGAAGGAGAG
- the CFAP70 gene encoding cilia- and flagella-associated protein 70 isoform X3 has translation METALADVKARPPAPVNITVLRAHDLKGVKGDSPVTYLRSEFNNVLLGDSPKLEATPERPTEYNFTTSFDIGAESPHSLDDVAHKPVILSAIEILPKEKKQKEERTVVLGQTAVDLLPLLRGECNFKITVPLYPVSGSLLESRPDAKPSLEVAVSVPAPLLSESEISNGNLLRATVEAAYCVPDSWNPTGQQFNYVTSLQIPVRKEVQRDLALIFSNGVLKAGGESEPLLRQKRWPVSGIAAPGAQNIPESFILGQAYEEEDGEINGKEDKEFRIEAETHRKRVTWDTERRCYLDQSTVISLQKRIAECRFWPVEIMRAPLSTTSKSKPSKAEKSEEEAQVSFHGVAYVNMVPLLYPGVKRLRGAYRVFPYQESDVLEKTKCHSSVLRDFVRQNSLMGKFASVPQGLNSPHPKQAPSRMAKEEKGVKERDLGRRMSAVHKATEPSDIDPTAAVTPTVNLEGQQYVEARTYVVLELTLEKPLVPKRMAEEMALKVKDLVPARPQLGRRTAGAQKAVADYHSQVTNITNAILEEYCGLFGQEESTGLEVDPQVLEEQKCQLNYELNCSGKYFAFKEQLKHAVVKIVREKYMKTTAFEDHDQLQAFLSELYIYLVDQMHISLNKSLFGDREETPPAPMTDSEQLLRFAKEAEMTEDFDLAEMYYQERLARDRQCIHHWLDYGSFKLLVGDHIKAQECFHEALHLNYQYIPSLLLCGIMAALMDHVDEAEVFFEDATCVDPGSALVWTILGLLYEIQGNDIRMEMALSEARKLHQAELDMERSSALCDVPDSPRTVTGEADRRDGNMPTSAPGQSASDDPSAAGRPPDENTPHTVPKSPSSVVTKSKAGTHKGTGASQEPPPNVGSVYMKAAQFLAQVNAAQFVQKVLSHELLCPDGGASCGYHLMCAQMQLLRKEFDAANENLLKASQIDHQNPDVWALTGHLRYLSGRKGEARECYEHTLSLVADASEIHSVYLRLGSIYLQEGEYEKAKNTYLLACKRSPTCLTWLGAGIACYRLEEMPEAEVALSEANALNNRNAEVWGYLALVCLKTGKQLEAEQSYKYTRKLNLQNQTLMTEIHQLQEEAGFGDPSF, from the exons ATGGAGACGGCACTGGCAGACGTGAAGGCTCGCCCCCCTGCGCCGGTGAACATCACGGTTCTCAGAGCACATGATCTG AAAGGAGTTAAAGGCGACTCGCCAGTTACTTACCTGCGATCAGAGTTTAACAACGTCCTCCTGGGAGACTCCCCCAAACTTGAAGCCACCCCGGAGAGGCCAACGGAGTACAACTTCACCACCAGCTTTGACATCGGCGCTGAGAGCCCACACAGCCTGGATGACGTGGCACACAAACCTGTAATAT TGTCAGCCATTGAGATCCTACCCAAGGAGAAGAAGCAGAAGGAGGAGAGGACGGTTGTCCTGGGGCAAACGGCCGTGGATTTGCTCCCTTTACTGAGAG GTGAATGTAATTTCAAGATTACTGTACCTCTGTACCCGGTATCCGGCTCACTGCTGGAATCCCGCCCAGATGCCAAG CCCAGCCTGGAGGTGGCTGTTTCTGTCCCAGCACCTCTCCTCTCTGAATCTGAGATCAGCAACGGGAATCTGCTCAGAGCGACCGTGGAAGCCGCTTACTGCGTCCCCGATTCATGGAATCCTACAGGGCAACAGTTCAATTACGTCACCAGCCTTCAGATACCAGTAAGGAAAGAG GTACAGAGGGACCTCGCTCTCATCTTCTCCAACGGAGTGCTGAAGGCAGGCGGGGAGAGTGAGCCGCTCTTGCGGCAGAAGAGGTGGCCGGTCAGCGGAATAGCGGCCCCAGGAGCTCAGAATATCCCAGAATCCTTCATCCTCGGCCAGGCCTATGAAGAGGAAGACGGAGAAATAAACGGCAAAGAG GACAAGGAGTTCCGTATAGAAGCCGAGACCCACAGAAAGAGGGTGAcatgggacacagagagacgctgctACCTGGACCAATCCACCGTCATCAG CTTACAGAAGCGGATTGCAGAATGCCGGTTCTGGCCAGTGGAGATAATGAGGGCGCCTCTGTCCACCACCAGCAAATCTAAACCCAGCAAGGCTGAAAAG AGCGAGGAAGAAGCCCAGGTCTCTTTCCACGGAGTGGCTTATGTAAACATGGTTCCTCTGCTGTACCCGGGTGTGAAACGCTTGCGAGGAGCTTATCGTGTCTTTCCCTATCAAGAGTCCGATGTGCTGGAGAAG ACAAAATGCCATTCCAGCGTCCTGCGGGATTTCGTGCGGCAGAATAGTTTGATGGGTAAATTCGCATCTGTCCCTCAAGGCCTCAATTCTCCTCATCCGAAGCAGGCGCCCAGCCGCATGGCTAAAGAGGAGAAGGGCGTCAAGGAGAGGGACCTGGGCAGACGG ATGTCTGCAGTGCACAAGGCAACAGAACCGTCAGACATCGATCCAACGGCTGCAGTTACTCCGACTGTCAACCTGGAAGGACAG CAATATGTAGAGGCTCGGACCTACGTGGTGTTGGAACTGACCCTGGAGAAGCCGTTAGTCCCTAAACGGATGGCTGAAGAGATGGCTTTGAA AGTAAAGGACCTCGTACCAGCACGACCCCAGCTTGGTCGACGGACGGCCGGAGCCCAGAAG GCGGTTGCAGATTATCACAGCCAGGTCACCAACATAACCAACGCTATCCTAGAAGAGTACTGTGGGCTGTTTGGGCAGGAGGAATCTACTGGGCTGGAGGTGGATCCACAAGTCCTGGAGGAACAGAAGTGTCAGCTCAACTATGAATTAAACTGCTCAGGGAAATACTTTGCCTTTAAGGAACAACTCAAG CACGCAGTGGTGAAGATCGTGAGAGAGAAATATATGAAGACCACAGCTTTTGAGGACCACGATCAGCTGCAGGCCTTTCTGAGCGAGCTGTACATCTACCTGGTGGATCAGATGCACATTAGTCTGAACAAG TCCCTGTTTGGTGACCGGGAGGAGACGCCTCCGGCCCCAATGACGGACTCTGAGCAGCTCCTCCGATTCGCTAAGGAAGCTGAGATGACTGAAGATTTTGATTTAGCGGAGATGTATTACCAGGAG AGACTGGCCCGGGACCGTCAGTGCATCCATCACTGGCTGGATTATGGGAGTTTCAAGCTATTGGTCGGCGACCACATCAAAGCACAGGAATGTTTCCACGAGGCTCTGCATCTAAACTATCAATATATTCCCAG CTTgctcctgtgtggcataatggCGGCCCTTATGGATCACGTTGATGAGGCGGAGGTGTTCTTTGAAGACGCTACGTGTGTGGACCCTGGCAGCGCGCTGGTCTGGACTATCCTGG GCCTGTTATATGAGATCCAGGGGAACGATATCCGGATGGAGATGGCTTTATCCGAGGCAAGGAAGCTTCATCAGGCGGAGCTGGACATGGAGAGGTCCTCGGCTCTGTGCGACGTCCCCGACAGTCCTAGGACTGTGACTGGAGAGGCCGATAGGAGAG ATGGGAATATGCCCACATCCGCCCCAGGTCAGTCTGCGTCAGACGACCCCTCTGCAGCTGGCCGACCTCCAGATGAGAACACCCCACACACGGTGCCCAAGTCTCCATCCTCCGTCGTCACTAAGAGTAAGGCCGGAACTCACAAAG GTACCGGTGCCAGCCAAGAGCCTCCCCCCAATGTCGGTAGCGTCTACATGAAAGCTGCCCAGTTCCTGGCTCAGGTCAACGCCGCGCAG TTTGTCCAGAAAGTGCTGTCACATGAGCTCTTGTGCCCAGACGGAGGAGCCAGCTGCGGGTACCACCTGATGTGCGCTCAGATGCAGCTGCTGAGGAAAGAGTTTGATGCAGCCAATGAGAATCTGCTGAAAGCATCACAGATAGATCACCAG AACCCTGACGTGTGGGCGCTCACAGGGCACCTGCGCTATCTGAGCGGCAGGAAGGGCGAGGCCCGGGAATGTTACGAGCACACCCTCAGCTTGGTGGCCGACGCCTCGGAGATACACTCTGTCTACCTCCGCCTGGGATCCATCTACCTCCAGGAAGGAGAG
- the CFAP70 gene encoding cilia- and flagella-associated protein 70 isoform X1: MKLSHCTTPLIDVKLQLVPTGRSMIIHSPAVTPIMGPTSLTSCSFSPYRPVAMETALADVKARPPAPVNITVLRAHDLKGVKGDSPVTYLRSEFNNVLLGDSPKLEATPERPTEYNFTTSFDIGAESPHSLDDVAHKPVILSAIEILPKEKKQKEERTVVLGQTAVDLLPLLRGECNFKITVPLYPVSGSLLESRPDAKPSLEVAVSVPAPLLSESEISNGNLLRATVEAAYCVPDSWNPTGQQFNYVTSLQIPVRKEVQRDLALIFSNGVLKAGGESEPLLRQKRWPVSGIAAPGAQNIPESFILGQAYEEEDGEINGKEDKEFRIEAETHRKRVTWDTERRCYLDQSTVISLQKRIAECRFWPVEIMRAPLSTTSKSKPSKAEKSEEEAQVSFHGVAYVNMVPLLYPGVKRLRGAYRVFPYQESDVLEKTKCHSSVLRDFVRQNSLMGKFASVPQGLNSPHPKQAPSRMAKEEKGVKERDLGRRMSAVHKATEPSDIDPTAAVTPTVNLEGQQYVEARTYVVLELTLEKPLVPKRMAEEMALKVKDLVPARPQLGRRTAGAQKAVADYHSQVTNITNAILEEYCGLFGQEESTGLEVDPQVLEEQKCQLNYELNCSGKYFAFKEQLKHAVVKIVREKYMKTTAFEDHDQLQAFLSELYIYLVDQMHISLNKSLFGDREETPPAPMTDSEQLLRFAKEAEMTEDFDLAEMYYQERLARDRQCIHHWLDYGSFKLLVGDHIKAQECFHEALHLNYQYIPSLLLCGIMAALMDHVDEAEVFFEDATCVDPGSALVWTILGLLYEIQGNDIRMEMALSEARKLHQAELDMERSSALCDVPDSPRTVTGEADRRDGNMPTSAPGQSASDDPSAAGRPPDENTPHTVPKSPSSVVTKSKAGTHKGTGASQEPPPNVGSVYMKAAQFLAQVNAAQFVQKVLSHELLCPDGGASCGYHLMCAQMQLLRKEFDAANENLLKASQIDHQNPDVWALTGHLRYLSGRKGEARECYEHTLSLVADASEIHSVYLRLGSIYLQEGEYEKAKNTYLLACKRSPTCLTWLGAGIACYRLEEMPEAEVALSEANALNNRNAEVWGYLALVCLKTGKQLEAEQSYKYTRKLNLQNQTLMTEIHQLQEEAGFGDPSF; encoded by the exons ATGAAGCTTTCTCACTGTACCACTCCTCTGATTGACGTTAAGCTGCAGCTGGTGCCCACAGGACGCAGTATGATAATACACAGCCCTGCGGTGACACCTATAATGGGACCTACATCCCTCACCTCATGTTCCTTCTCTCCGTACAGACCTGTAGCTATGGAGACGGCACTGGCAGACGTGAAGGCTCGCCCCCCTGCGCCGGTGAACATCACGGTTCTCAGAGCACATGATCTG AAAGGAGTTAAAGGCGACTCGCCAGTTACTTACCTGCGATCAGAGTTTAACAACGTCCTCCTGGGAGACTCCCCCAAACTTGAAGCCACCCCGGAGAGGCCAACGGAGTACAACTTCACCACCAGCTTTGACATCGGCGCTGAGAGCCCACACAGCCTGGATGACGTGGCACACAAACCTGTAATAT TGTCAGCCATTGAGATCCTACCCAAGGAGAAGAAGCAGAAGGAGGAGAGGACGGTTGTCCTGGGGCAAACGGCCGTGGATTTGCTCCCTTTACTGAGAG GTGAATGTAATTTCAAGATTACTGTACCTCTGTACCCGGTATCCGGCTCACTGCTGGAATCCCGCCCAGATGCCAAG CCCAGCCTGGAGGTGGCTGTTTCTGTCCCAGCACCTCTCCTCTCTGAATCTGAGATCAGCAACGGGAATCTGCTCAGAGCGACCGTGGAAGCCGCTTACTGCGTCCCCGATTCATGGAATCCTACAGGGCAACAGTTCAATTACGTCACCAGCCTTCAGATACCAGTAAGGAAAGAG GTACAGAGGGACCTCGCTCTCATCTTCTCCAACGGAGTGCTGAAGGCAGGCGGGGAGAGTGAGCCGCTCTTGCGGCAGAAGAGGTGGCCGGTCAGCGGAATAGCGGCCCCAGGAGCTCAGAATATCCCAGAATCCTTCATCCTCGGCCAGGCCTATGAAGAGGAAGACGGAGAAATAAACGGCAAAGAG GACAAGGAGTTCCGTATAGAAGCCGAGACCCACAGAAAGAGGGTGAcatgggacacagagagacgctgctACCTGGACCAATCCACCGTCATCAG CTTACAGAAGCGGATTGCAGAATGCCGGTTCTGGCCAGTGGAGATAATGAGGGCGCCTCTGTCCACCACCAGCAAATCTAAACCCAGCAAGGCTGAAAAG AGCGAGGAAGAAGCCCAGGTCTCTTTCCACGGAGTGGCTTATGTAAACATGGTTCCTCTGCTGTACCCGGGTGTGAAACGCTTGCGAGGAGCTTATCGTGTCTTTCCCTATCAAGAGTCCGATGTGCTGGAGAAG ACAAAATGCCATTCCAGCGTCCTGCGGGATTTCGTGCGGCAGAATAGTTTGATGGGTAAATTCGCATCTGTCCCTCAAGGCCTCAATTCTCCTCATCCGAAGCAGGCGCCCAGCCGCATGGCTAAAGAGGAGAAGGGCGTCAAGGAGAGGGACCTGGGCAGACGG ATGTCTGCAGTGCACAAGGCAACAGAACCGTCAGACATCGATCCAACGGCTGCAGTTACTCCGACTGTCAACCTGGAAGGACAG CAATATGTAGAGGCTCGGACCTACGTGGTGTTGGAACTGACCCTGGAGAAGCCGTTAGTCCCTAAACGGATGGCTGAAGAGATGGCTTTGAA AGTAAAGGACCTCGTACCAGCACGACCCCAGCTTGGTCGACGGACGGCCGGAGCCCAGAAG GCGGTTGCAGATTATCACAGCCAGGTCACCAACATAACCAACGCTATCCTAGAAGAGTACTGTGGGCTGTTTGGGCAGGAGGAATCTACTGGGCTGGAGGTGGATCCACAAGTCCTGGAGGAACAGAAGTGTCAGCTCAACTATGAATTAAACTGCTCAGGGAAATACTTTGCCTTTAAGGAACAACTCAAG CACGCAGTGGTGAAGATCGTGAGAGAGAAATATATGAAGACCACAGCTTTTGAGGACCACGATCAGCTGCAGGCCTTTCTGAGCGAGCTGTACATCTACCTGGTGGATCAGATGCACATTAGTCTGAACAAG TCCCTGTTTGGTGACCGGGAGGAGACGCCTCCGGCCCCAATGACGGACTCTGAGCAGCTCCTCCGATTCGCTAAGGAAGCTGAGATGACTGAAGATTTTGATTTAGCGGAGATGTATTACCAGGAG AGACTGGCCCGGGACCGTCAGTGCATCCATCACTGGCTGGATTATGGGAGTTTCAAGCTATTGGTCGGCGACCACATCAAAGCACAGGAATGTTTCCACGAGGCTCTGCATCTAAACTATCAATATATTCCCAG CTTgctcctgtgtggcataatggCGGCCCTTATGGATCACGTTGATGAGGCGGAGGTGTTCTTTGAAGACGCTACGTGTGTGGACCCTGGCAGCGCGCTGGTCTGGACTATCCTGG GCCTGTTATATGAGATCCAGGGGAACGATATCCGGATGGAGATGGCTTTATCCGAGGCAAGGAAGCTTCATCAGGCGGAGCTGGACATGGAGAGGTCCTCGGCTCTGTGCGACGTCCCCGACAGTCCTAGGACTGTGACTGGAGAGGCCGATAGGAGAG ATGGGAATATGCCCACATCCGCCCCAGGTCAGTCTGCGTCAGACGACCCCTCTGCAGCTGGCCGACCTCCAGATGAGAACACCCCACACACGGTGCCCAAGTCTCCATCCTCCGTCGTCACTAAGAGTAAGGCCGGAACTCACAAAG GTACCGGTGCCAGCCAAGAGCCTCCCCCCAATGTCGGTAGCGTCTACATGAAAGCTGCCCAGTTCCTGGCTCAGGTCAACGCCGCGCAG TTTGTCCAGAAAGTGCTGTCACATGAGCTCTTGTGCCCAGACGGAGGAGCCAGCTGCGGGTACCACCTGATGTGCGCTCAGATGCAGCTGCTGAGGAAAGAGTTTGATGCAGCCAATGAGAATCTGCTGAAAGCATCACAGATAGATCACCAG AACCCTGACGTGTGGGCGCTCACAGGGCACCTGCGCTATCTGAGCGGCAGGAAGGGCGAGGCCCGGGAATGTTACGAGCACACCCTCAGCTTGGTGGCCGACGCCTCGGAGATACACTCTGTCTACCTCCGCCTGGGATCCATCTACCTCCAGGAAGGAGAG